In Jaculus jaculus isolate mJacJac1 chromosome 11, mJacJac1.mat.Y.cur, whole genome shotgun sequence, the following proteins share a genomic window:
- the Ninj1 gene encoding ninjurin-1 isoform X2 translates to MESSGTEEYELNGDLNPGSPEASPSRWGWRNRPINVNHYANKKSAAESMLDIALLMANASQLKAVVEQGPDFAFFVPLVVLISISLALQIGVGVLLIFLVKYDLNNPAKHAKLDFLNNLATGLVFIIVVVNIFITAFGVQKPVMDTAPRQ, encoded by the exons ATGGAGTCCTCGGGCACCGAGGAGTACGAACTCAACGGCGACCTAAACCCGGGCTCCCCCGAGGCCTCG CCATCCCGCTGGGGCTGGAGGAACCGGCCCATCAACGTGAACCATTATGCCAACAAGAAGAGTGCGGCCGAGAGCATGCTGGACATCGCGCTGTTGATGGCCAACGCATCTCAGCTGAAGGCCGTGGTGGAACAGGGCCCCGACTTCGCCTTCTTTGTGCCCCTTGTGGTCCTCATCTCCATCTCCCTGGCGCTGCAGATCGGAGTGGGTGTGCTGCTCATCTTCCTCG TCAAGTATGACCTTAACAACCCCGCCAAGCACGCCAAGCTGGACTTCCTTAACAACTTGGCCACGGGCCTGGTATTCATCATCGTGGTGGTCAACATTTTCATCACAGCCTTCGGGGTCCAGAAGCCGGTGATGGACACGGCTCCTCGGCAGTGA
- the Ninj1 gene encoding ninjurin-1 isoform X1, with product MESSGTEEYELNGDLNPGSPEASPSRWGWRNRPINVNHYANKKSAAESMLDIALLMANASQLKAVVEQGPDFAFFVPLVVLISISLALQIGVGVLLIFLGRSPQQMLTQSQGQSSMTLTTPPSTPSWTSLTTWPRAWYSSSWWSTFSSQPSGSRSR from the exons ATGGAGTCCTCGGGCACCGAGGAGTACGAACTCAACGGCGACCTAAACCCGGGCTCCCCCGAGGCCTCG CCATCCCGCTGGGGCTGGAGGAACCGGCCCATCAACGTGAACCATTATGCCAACAAGAAGAGTGCGGCCGAGAGCATGCTGGACATCGCGCTGTTGATGGCCAACGCATCTCAGCTGAAGGCCGTGGTGGAACAGGGCCCCGACTTCGCCTTCTTTGTGCCCCTTGTGGTCCTCATCTCCATCTCCCTGGCGCTGCAGATCGGAGTGGGTGTGCTGCTCATCTTCCTCGGTAGGAGCCCCCAGCAGATGCTCACACAGTCTCAGGGACAG TCAAGTATGACCTTAACAACCCCGCCAAGCACGCCAAGCTGGACTTCCTTAACAACTTGGCCACGGGCCTGGTATTCATCATCGTGGTGGTCAACATTTTCATCACAGCCTTCGGGGTCCAGAAGCCGGTGA